The region TCGCGCTCGCTCGATCTCTCGACCGGCATTCACACCGTCACCTGGAAATCGGGCGACGCCACCATCACCCGCGAAACCTTCGCCAGCCACGCAGACGATGTGATCGTGGTGAACTTCCGTTCGACCGGGAAGCTGAGCGGCAAGGTCCGGCTCGCGGGTGCTCACGGCGACACCACCAGCGCGAATGCCAGCGCGCTCACTTTCACCGGCCAGCTTTCTAACAAGCTCCGCTATGCCGCCCGCGCCGCGGCGACCACCGATGGTGGTGCGCTGGCTTCGAAGGAAGACTCGCTCACCTTCCGTGACACCGGCACGCTCACCTTGATCCTCTCCGCTGGCACCGACTACGCGATGGACCCCGCGAAGAAATTCCGCTTCGGTGCCGATCCAGCGGAGACGACCGCCGCCAAGTCGAAAGCCGCACTCTCCCACAAGTACGACGACCTCCATAGCCGCCACGTCACCGAGTTCCAAAAGCTCATGGGCCGCGTCACCTTCGACCTCGGCACGCCCAAGGAAGGCGATATCAAGTCCCGCCTCCAAGCCTACAAGAAAGGCGCCGAGGACCCGGCACTCGAAGCGCTGATGTTCCAGTATGGCCGCTACCTGCTGCTCTCCTCCTCCCGGAATTCGCTGCCAGCCAATTTACAAGGCCTGTGGAACGACAGCAACAAGCCCGCGTGGTTCGCCGACTACCACACCAACATCAACATCCAGATGAACTACTGGCAGGCCGAGCCGGCAAACCTCGCCGAGTGCGCGAAGCCGCTGCACGACTGGGTAATCGCCTCCATCCCCGGCAGCCGTGCTGCCACCGTGAAGGACTTCGGCGAAAAGACCCCGGGCTGGACCATGCGCACCTCGGTGAATCCCTTCGGCGGCAATGGCTGGGAGTGGAACCTGCCATCGTCCGCGTGGCTCGCGCGGCATTTCTGGGAACACTACGCCTTCACCGGCGATGCGGAGTTCCTCAGGGAAAAAGCCTGGCCCATCTTCAAGGACGTCTCGGAATTCTGGCTCGATCATCTGGTGGAGAAAGACGGCAAGCTCGTGGTTCCGAAAGGCTGGTCGCCCGAGCACGGTCCACGCGAAGATGGCGTGGCTCACGACCAGGAGATCGTGTGGGATCTCTTCACCTTCACGCTCGACGCCGCAAAGGAACTCAAGATCGACGATGCGCTGACCAAGAAGATCGCCGCGGCGAAGGAGAAACTGTTAGGCCCACAGATCGGTTCATGGGGCCAGCTCATGGAGTGGACCACCGAGCGGCCGGATCTTGAAAAAAGCGGCCACCGCCACACCTCCCACCTCTACGCCGTCTATCCCGGCAACCAGATCAGCGTCAGCCGCACCCCGGAACTCGCGAAGGCCGCCGCAGTATCGCTGGAGAAACGCGGCACCTCCGGCGATTCGCGCCGCTCGTGGACCTGGGCATGGCGCACCGCCCTGTGGGCCCGCCTCGGTGAAGGCGACAAGGCGCAGTCAATGATCCGCGGCCTGCTCACTCACAACACACTCGATAACCTCTTCACCACTCACCCGCCCTTCCAGATCGATGGCAACCTCGGCATCACCGTCGGCATCTGCGAGATGCTCGTGCAATCCCACGCCGGCGAAGTCGCGATCCTGCCAACCCTCCCAAAAGGTTGGCCCACCGGTTCCTACAAGGGCCTGCGCGCCCGCGGCGGCTTCGAGGTGGATGCCTCGTGGAAAGATGGCAAGCTCACCGAATCGACCCTGAAGTCCCTGTTAGGAAACGAGCTGGTGCTTCGCCTCCCCGGCAACCCCGCAAAGATCACGCTCACCCGCGGCGACGGCAAAGCCGCTGAGCTCAATGCCAAGGACGGCGTATTCTGCTTTCCCACCACGAAGGGCGAGAGCTACCGGATCTCGATGCCGTAAGGCAAAGAAGCACCGGCCCTGTGGCCGGTGCCATATAACCCAATTATTACCCAGAAAAACTCAGTTCTCCGTGCCACTCACCCGGACGAACTTCCTCGCCCCGGCAACCGGCACCGTCGCTTCCATGCGCGTGTAGTCCACTGGCACTCCGCTCTGATCAACAGCGGCCGCAGGCGTGACGCCACTCACAGGCCAAGTCACCTCGGTCATCGTGGTGCTCTCCTGAAGCTGATAGCTCGCACCGCTGTTCCGCTGCTTCCAGCGGACGATGAGGTTCGATCCACTGGCAACCGCCTGCACCAGCGAACCATCATTGCTCACCGGCGACGTGCCGAAGAGGTATTCGACTTCATTGGTGAAGCCATCGTGATCGGGATCGTCCGTACGTTCGCGATCATCGGGATTCGCGATCTGCGACGACCAAGCGTCGTAAGGATTCACCGCACCTCCGGTAACAACCAGCAAGGTCCCCGTGCCCTCCAGCCGGTCGCTCTCATGAGCCGCGCCGGAACCCACCGCACCCCACACGCCGGCCGCCACCTGGACACCCGCAAGCGTGAGCGTGTCGATGGTATCCTGCGCACCATGCGTGAGCCGGAGCAGTGCCCCGGCGGCCACGGTCACATCGCTGTCATCCGCGAAGAACGGAGCCGCGACAATGAGACGCCCACCATTGACGGTGGTATTACCGGTGTAGCCGACATTCCCGGGCGTGGCCGCGGCATTCAGTGTGATGTCATTGCCGAAGACCTTCGTGACATTTGCAGCGCCAGTGATCGGGCCGCTGAACACCATCGCTCCGCCGGCAGCATCAAGGCTGACATTGCCTTGAAGGGCTATCGCCCCGGTCCACGTTCCAGTGCCATTACCCTGGTTGTGGAGCGTACCGCCGCTTTCCACCGTGACCGGAGTCGGGATGGAAAGCGCGCCATAGGTGCCAACGCGCGCACCACTCTTCACGACCACGGTGCCAGTCGCACCGCCCCACGCATTCGCCGTGTTCTCCGCCCAGACAGTGCCCGAGTTGATCACGTAGTGGATGGAAGTGCCGCTGGCATCCCCGCGGAAGCCCATGTCGCACGAGCCGGTCTTGGTCAGCGTGTGTCCATTGCCGGTGATCGTCCCACCCGGGGCGATATCGAAACGGCCGGCATTGCTGCCGATGGCGGCATCCCCTGTAAGCGTCAGGTTCTTCACGCTGGTGGTGGCGAACAACCCGGTCACCGAGGAATTGACGATCGCTCCCGCGCCGCCCGGCCCGCTGCCAGCCAGCGTGTAGGAGTGAAGGGCACCCGGGCCCTTGCCATTGAGGTCCACTTGGGCACCTGCGGCGACCGTGATGCCGGAGCTGGCGCCAAACGAGGCAGTGTCCCCCATCTTCAGCACCCCGGAATTCACGGCGATCGGACCGGTGAAGGAACTCGTCGCACCGCCAAGGGTCACGGTGCCCGTGCCATTCACCGCGAAGCCGGTGCCGCCGGCAAAGCCCGAGCCCGAGCCATCGATGAGCCAATCCTGCGTCCCCGCAAACGACACGGTGCCGGCCTGGATATTCCCGGTGAGAAGTACGGTGGTCACCGTACTCGCGTCCCCGAAGGCAACATTGTCGCCCCCGGCAAAAGCCACGGTCGTGTTCGACGCGTCCTTGAAATTGAGATCCGGCGCGGCATTCCCCCAGAACGGGCTCTCGGCTCCGGTCCACGTGAGATTGCGGGCCACCGGCGGCGGACCCACGCGGATGACGCCGGTGCCGGTGAAGTGAACGTCATCGATATTCTGCGCATTGGAAGACGATGAACCCCAGGTCCCTGACGTCTTGACCGAATTGCCGATCTTGAGCTCATGCACGATGTCCTCGATCCCGTGCGACAGATCGACCAAACCATTCGCACCGATCGTCAGCGTGCTGTCGTCATTGAGGAAAGCCGTGTTGAAGGTCAGCACGCCCGCCGTGACGGTGGTATTCCCGGAATAGGTGCAGACGCCCGTGAGCACCAGCGTGCCTTCGCCCAGCTTCTCCAGGCCACCGCTGCCGGACATCACATTGGTGATCGTCGCGGTGTTGCCATCGGTGTCGAATTTCAAGCCACCCGCCTGAAGGTCGACGAAAGCCCCTTGGAAGAAGTTCGCGCTATTCGCGTGGGCCACGGCTTTCACCGTTCCGCCATTGGCGTGGATCACATTCGCAGTCGCGCTTGCCGCCACCGAACTGGAACCGAGGCGAATCGAGCCGGTTGCTATCGTTCCACCATTGAGATTCACGATGCCAACGATCGTGCTCCCCGCATTCTCACCACCGAGGGTGATGTGATCCGCCTTCAAGGTGGCGGTGCCGGAAATCGTCACCGTGCCCTTGTTGTTCGCCGTGTTGCCGAATTGCCCGGCCGACAGGGCATACGTGGCGGCGTTGAATTGAGCCGTGTCGCTCAGGGTGAGGTTGCCGCTGCCACCGTTGTTGCCGAGGTAGATGTTGGCAGTCCCGGTGCCATTGGCATTCAGGATCGCATCACCGGACAGCGTGATGTTTCCCGTGCCGCCATTCTGCGAGCCGATGCGGAACTGCGGCGAATTCGTGCTGAAGGTCCCGCCGGTCATCAGGATGCCGCCCGTGCCACCACTGGCAGTGCCGAGCTGGACCTGCCCCGTACCGGTGTGACTGAAGCTGCCAGAGGAGGCTGTGATCGCTCCATTCGCACCGCCCGCAACCCCGATCGTGATGTTGGCACCGCTGAAGGTGGCCGCGCCACCAGTCACATTGAAGCGAGCGTTCGTGCCATTGCCCCACGGGAAGGCCGCCGTCGCGAGCGTCCCGCCACTCAGATTGAAAGTGGGATTGCGCGAACCTCCCGCCCCGCCGAAGCCCAGCGAATTCAGCGTGAGCGCGCCGCCGCTTTGATTGAAAGTGGTGGCGCCGCTGGTCAGGTTCAGGTTGAGCGCATTGAGCGTGATGGTGTCGTTGAAATTGATCACCGAGCCGCTGCCATCGGAGGTGGCATTGTCGGCCGCGCCGCTCGGCACATTGACGCCGCCGGTCCAGTTCGCCGGAGTGCTGTAGCTGCCGGTGGTCCCGGCAATCCAGGAGTTGCTGACGGCAAAGGCGCTGCCGCCGGAAAGGGCCAGAGTGGTAGCGAGTCGCAGCAGGCTCGCGCGGGTTTGGAGATACGAGGTGGCTTTCATGGGTTCGGAATTCATGCGCTGGAAAAAGGCGCGGGGTTCTTGGGGTCGGGTCTGAGGAAATCCCGCGGACCTTGTCTTCAGGTGGGCCAGTGAAGACGTTTGGGCGGTCAGGGGACTGGGACCAGAGTCACGCCCGACCCCCGGCTGGCAACCGAACGACCTTTTTGCGGCCCGTTTCCGGCCACTTTCCCGCCCGCCACCCGAAAACAGCCGATTTTCAATCACTCGCCCGAGTGATTCCCTCCACCTCACCCCTCGCGTCAGGCACTCCATTCCTCATCAGAGGATATGCGCACTAACGGATCACTCACGCGGTGGCACTCGACGGTCTAAAGGAGTAGGAAGACGACGCCATGAGAACCACTACTTCTGCGACCGTGGGGGCGGTCGGCTTGGTCGACTGGCTCAAGCAACACACACCCCGATTTTCACTCGCCATCGGTGCCAACTGCGGCTGCGACGTCTCGCGGCTCGGCCGGCAAATCTGCGAGCATCTCAACCGCCGCGACCCCGCGATCCAGGGCCGCTTCCGCGCCTTCGACGCCGAGGAAATCC is a window of Luteolibacter sp. Y139 DNA encoding:
- a CDS encoding beta strand repeat-containing protein, which produces MKATSYLQTRASLLRLATTLALSGGSAFAVSNSWIAGTTGSYSTPANWTGGVNVPSGAADNATSDGSGSVINFNDTITLNALNLNLTSGATTFNQSGGALTLNSLGFGGAGGSRNPTFNLSGGTLATAAFPWGNGTNARFNVTGGAATFSGANITIGVAGGANGAITASSGSFSHTGTGQVQLGTASGGTGGILMTGGTFSTNSPQFRIGSQNGGTGNITLSGDAILNANGTGTANIYLGNNGGSGNLTLSDTAQFNAATYALSAGQFGNTANNKGTVTISGTATLKADHITLGGENAGSTIVGIVNLNGGTIATGSIRLGSSSVAASATANVIHANGGTVKAVAHANSANFFQGAFVDLQAGGLKFDTDGNTATITNVMSGSGGLEKLGEGTLVLTGVCTYSGNTTVTAGVLTFNTAFLNDDSTLTIGANGLVDLSHGIEDIVHELKIGNSVKTSGTWGSSSSNAQNIDDVHFTGTGVIRVGPPPVARNLTWTGAESPFWGNAAPDLNFKDASNTTVAFAGGDNVAFGDASTVTTVLLTGNIQAGTVSFAGTQDWLIDGSGSGFAGGTGFAVNGTGTVTLGGATSSFTGPIAVNSGVLKMGDTASFGASSGITVAAGAQVDLNGKGPGALHSYTLAGSGPGGAGAIVNSSVTGLFATTSVKNLTLTGDAAIGSNAGRFDIAPGGTITGNGHTLTKTGSCDMGFRGDASGTSIHYVINSGTVWAENTANAWGGATGTVVVKSGARVGTYGALSIPTPVTVESGGTLHNQGNGTGTWTGAIALQGNVSLDAAGGAMVFSGPITGAANVTKVFGNDITLNAAATPGNVGYTGNTTVNGGRLIVAAPFFADDSDVTVAAGALLRLTHGAQDTIDTLTLAGVQVAAGVWGAVGSGAAHESDRLEGTGTLLVVTGGAVNPYDAWSSQIANPDDRERTDDPDHDGFTNEVEYLFGTSPVSNDGSLVQAVASGSNLIVRWKQRNSGASYQLQESTTMTEVTWPVSGVTPAAAVDQSGVPVDYTRMEATVPVAGARKFVRVSGTEN
- a CDS encoding glycosyl hydrolase family 95 catalytic domain-containing protein, which codes for MKPLLSLVLVTAASAGPLEIRYDRPPAGMGSGGGEASMSDASTATSSGWESSAQPVGNGRIGAMIFGGTNKERIQFNDITLWTGGDNPSGGYDVNDFGCYQNFGDLFIELDGAGGNHPPGTCTSGHVPYHSNENAAAAADGNASTKWCVEPKGKDVVWQIELPDPEVIGTYAFTSGNDVPERDPQQWRLEGSADGKSWSLLHEMKDQKPFANRGETKTFMLPAGGKRAPLKHYRLTFPPNPGVSHFQLAEITLGNPPVTPENYSRSLDLSTGIHTVTWKSGDATITRETFASHADDVIVVNFRSTGKLSGKVRLAGAHGDTTSANASALTFTGQLSNKLRYAARAAATTDGGALASKEDSLTFRDTGTLTLILSAGTDYAMDPAKKFRFGADPAETTAAKSKAALSHKYDDLHSRHVTEFQKLMGRVTFDLGTPKEGDIKSRLQAYKKGAEDPALEALMFQYGRYLLLSSSRNSLPANLQGLWNDSNKPAWFADYHTNINIQMNYWQAEPANLAECAKPLHDWVIASIPGSRAATVKDFGEKTPGWTMRTSVNPFGGNGWEWNLPSSAWLARHFWEHYAFTGDAEFLREKAWPIFKDVSEFWLDHLVEKDGKLVVPKGWSPEHGPREDGVAHDQEIVWDLFTFTLDAAKELKIDDALTKKIAAAKEKLLGPQIGSWGQLMEWTTERPDLEKSGHRHTSHLYAVYPGNQISVSRTPELAKAAAVSLEKRGTSGDSRRSWTWAWRTALWARLGEGDKAQSMIRGLLTHNTLDNLFTTHPPFQIDGNLGITVGICEMLVQSHAGEVAILPTLPKGWPTGSYKGLRARGGFEVDASWKDGKLTESTLKSLLGNELVLRLPGNPAKITLTRGDGKAAELNAKDGVFCFPTTKGESYRISMP